In Microbacterium laevaniformans, a single window of DNA contains:
- a CDS encoding SMODS domain-containing nucleotidyltransferase, giving the protein MGDTPISWLSDLNAKYTPSSTQFDAARGHRASIESRLDSDLGVREMFEIGSLRHGTGVWIYSDADYLVSLKGIRPESIWTMLEKVKSSLETRFPSTTISTRRPAVVCKFSDGTVEVVPGYPATTGYWIAHPSGGWMLTHPKDHNAYVNGVNSRHSGAVKKLARELKVWKYKRNVPISSCYLEMRAAKYMDGQNTYSAVWDLHGALKHLQDVGLAAMNDPTGLGSRFTACSSDTNKADALSKLNTAVTRAGRAKAHWAAGESAESIDDLKLLFNQ; this is encoded by the coding sequence GTGGGCGACACCCCCATCAGTTGGCTCTCTGATCTCAACGCGAAGTACACGCCGAGCTCGACCCAGTTCGACGCGGCCCGAGGGCATCGCGCGTCCATCGAGTCGCGACTAGACAGCGACCTTGGCGTGCGCGAGATGTTCGAGATTGGATCGCTACGACACGGGACCGGCGTTTGGATCTACAGCGATGCGGATTACCTGGTGTCGCTCAAGGGGATCCGCCCGGAGTCGATCTGGACCATGCTCGAGAAGGTGAAGAGCAGCCTCGAGACGCGATTTCCGAGCACCACAATCAGCACGCGTCGACCCGCCGTGGTGTGCAAGTTCTCGGATGGAACCGTCGAAGTCGTGCCGGGCTACCCGGCAACGACCGGCTACTGGATCGCGCATCCTTCCGGGGGGTGGATGCTCACACATCCCAAGGACCACAACGCGTACGTCAACGGGGTGAATAGTCGGCACAGTGGGGCCGTCAAGAAGCTGGCGCGCGAACTGAAGGTCTGGAAGTACAAGCGGAACGTTCCAATCTCTTCGTGCTACCTGGAGATGCGGGCCGCGAAGTACATGGACGGGCAGAACACATATTCGGCGGTCTGGGATCTCCATGGCGCGCTGAAGCATCTCCAGGACGTCGGGCTGGCCGCGATGAACGATCCGACCGGACTGGGTTCGCGTTTCACCGCGTGCTCATCCGACACGAACAAGGCGGACGCTCTCTCGAAACTGAACACCGCAGTGACGCGTGCGGGTCGCGCCAAGGCCCACTGGGCCGCCGGCGAGAGTGCCGAGTCGATCGACGATCTCAAGCTCCTGTTCAACCAATGA
- a CDS encoding dienelactone hydrolase family protein yields the protein MHFTSETRLDQGPIEREFTLGDIPGILWTPPTASTAGPVPLILLGQPGGLGLRRMHPRLEVRARSAAAQGFASVALELPGAGDRHPLPGAEQARADLVRAISVGERPDDDIIDRLILPIVERAVPEWQAALDAVLGLPEIGDRVAISGGVIAVAVRLAATDRRIAAAGLFAGSYVPRSTMDEARRITIPLHGLLQWDDEGNDRQMALDLFDAFASTEKTLYANMGGHTGVPSFASEDAARFFARHLDSTGD from the coding sequence ATGCACTTCACCTCCGAAACCCGCCTTGACCAGGGACCCATCGAACGCGAGTTCACCCTCGGCGACATTCCCGGCATCCTCTGGACACCACCCACCGCGTCGACGGCCGGCCCCGTTCCGCTCATCCTGTTGGGTCAGCCCGGCGGGCTCGGGCTACGGCGCATGCACCCCCGTCTGGAGGTCCGAGCACGCAGCGCCGCCGCACAGGGTTTCGCCTCGGTTGCTCTCGAACTGCCAGGTGCCGGAGACCGGCACCCGCTGCCGGGCGCGGAACAAGCCCGTGCCGACCTCGTGCGCGCGATCTCGGTGGGCGAGCGTCCCGATGACGACATCATCGACCGGCTCATCCTTCCCATCGTGGAGCGGGCAGTGCCGGAGTGGCAGGCCGCACTCGACGCAGTGCTTGGGCTTCCGGAGATCGGGGATCGGGTCGCCATCTCCGGCGGGGTCATCGCGGTCGCCGTGCGCCTGGCCGCGACCGATCGGCGCATTGCAGCCGCGGGCCTGTTCGCCGGAAGCTACGTGCCGCGATCGACCATGGACGAAGCGCGACGGATCACGATCCCCCTCCATGGGCTGCTGCAATGGGATGACGAGGGCAACGATCGACAGATGGCGCTCGATCTCTTCGATGCCTTCGCATCGACCGAGAAGACCCTCTACGCCAACATGGGCGGACACACCGGCGTCCCCTCATTCGCCAGCGAAGATGCCGCGCGCTTCTTCGCCCGCCATCTCGACTCGACAGGTGATTGA
- a CDS encoding MFS transporter, with protein MSTTSARRRAIGASATLLSGPVDLLDFLIPLWGGAVLGLSTSVVGWLVAAELVVSVLMRPVAGYLADSRPRTRVAAVGAFLYSASCVLYAFADTPGMAFVAAAVGGVAGPLFWISLRAIAAEYLSDDSGTFAGLMSSEALGSWIFWAPAMFLLASYGYSAVFIGLAAAAIAAAVRLLFVPKEPLVVREEFAGGTRGHVRRLAPLLALGVFVTAAEAGVGLALLLQLQALNLQVWQIALVYLPGGIALTILPRLLHGLVERWGRKPGYAAASIASAGSAAALAVSPPVIVIAALWVFVCAALGLLYPLQKTLVSEASGDRVARGMSLQANADTIGAAIGVVAAGALIAGGWWAPAYLVFSAVIASGTVLGPWAIDRIGRDRPLAETAEQ; from the coding sequence ATGTCGACGACCTCCGCACGCCGCCGCGCGATCGGGGCGTCCGCGACCCTCTTGAGTGGCCCCGTCGATCTGCTCGACTTCCTTATTCCGCTCTGGGGGGGCGCGGTGCTCGGGCTCAGTACGTCTGTGGTCGGATGGCTGGTGGCCGCGGAGCTGGTGGTATCGGTGCTCATGCGACCGGTTGCCGGGTATCTCGCCGATTCGCGACCGCGCACCCGAGTCGCAGCGGTCGGAGCGTTCCTCTACAGCGCCAGCTGCGTGCTCTACGCGTTCGCAGATACGCCCGGGATGGCGTTCGTCGCGGCTGCCGTCGGCGGCGTCGCCGGCCCCCTGTTCTGGATCTCGCTGCGCGCCATCGCCGCCGAATACCTGTCGGACGACTCGGGGACGTTTGCAGGGCTGATGTCCTCCGAGGCCCTCGGATCCTGGATCTTCTGGGCGCCCGCGATGTTTCTCCTTGCATCCTACGGATACTCGGCCGTCTTCATCGGACTCGCCGCCGCGGCGATCGCCGCCGCGGTGCGCCTTCTGTTCGTGCCGAAGGAACCGCTCGTCGTGCGGGAAGAGTTCGCGGGCGGAACACGCGGACATGTCCGTCGACTCGCACCGCTCTTGGCGCTCGGCGTCTTCGTCACCGCCGCCGAGGCGGGCGTGGGTCTGGCGCTGCTCCTGCAGCTGCAAGCCCTGAACCTTCAGGTCTGGCAGATCGCGCTCGTTTACCTGCCGGGCGGTATCGCGCTCACGATTCTCCCGCGCCTCCTGCACGGTCTCGTCGAGCGATGGGGTCGCAAACCCGGCTACGCCGCCGCGTCCATCGCGTCTGCGGGGAGCGCAGCTGCGCTGGCGGTCTCCCCTCCAGTGATCGTCATAGCCGCGCTGTGGGTCTTCGTGTGTGCCGCGTTGGGCCTCCTCTACCCTCTGCAGAAGACCCTCGTCTCGGAGGCGAGCGGCGACCGCGTCGCCCGCGGGATGAGTCTGCAGGCGAACGCCGACACGATCGGCGCCGCGATCGGGGTGGTCGCTGCAGGCGCGTTGATCGCCGGTGGCTGGTGGGCTCCGGCGTACCTCGTGTTCTCCGCTGTCATCGCGAGCGGTACGGTCCTCGGCCCCTGGGCCATCGATCGCATAGGTCGGGATCGCCCACTGGCCGAGACTGCGGAGCAGTGA
- a CDS encoding IS3 family transposase (programmed frameshift), translated as MARKNYTDEFRQRAVDLYESTPGATLKAIAADLGISRGALKEWVDKLGSGTAAAGSVSPPVSVRSESQAARIIRLEAELAVSRAEQVKLETERDILRQAAKYFAGGDELVNRFQFVEDHKDAYGVKRLCEVIEIARSSFYAWLAAAPGRAARAADDARLAARIRVLQDPAQGGDRAYGAPRITADLNDGVPAAGRVNHKRVARVMREHALAGIRLRRRVKTTIPDQSGRKFPDLVGRDFSTGEPNRRYVGDITYLPIADGSNLYLATCIDLGSRKLAGWQVADHMRTELVEGALRGAHRDRGSLAGAVFHSDHGSVYASKAYAALCEQLKVTQSMGAVGTSADNSLAESFNAALKRELLQGASAFPDQATAYRAVFRWTNRYNTRRRHSAIGQITPNSYENTYAAARSATLTEAA; from the exons ATGGCAAGGAAGAACTACACGGACGAGTTCCGGCAGCGTGCGGTGGATTTGTACGAGTCCACGCCGGGCGCGACGCTGAAAGCGATCGCGGCCGATTTGGGGATCTCCCGTGGTGCGTTGAAGGAATGGGTCGACAAGCTCGGATCCGGGACCGCTGCGGCCGGTTCGGTGTCGCCGCCGGTGTCGGTGCGGTCGGAGTCGCAGGCGGCGAGGATCATCCGGTTGGAAGCCGAGTTAGCGGTCTCGAGAGCGGAGCAGGTCAAGCTCGAGACGGAGCGGGACATCCTCCGTCAGGCGGCGAAGTATTTCGCTG GCGGAGACGAACTGGTGAACCGCTTCCAGTTCGTCGAGGACCACAAGGACGCCTACGGCGTGAAGCGGTTGTGTGAGGTCATCGAGATCGCCCGGTCCTCGTTCTACGCGTGGCTGGCCGCAGCCCCGGGACGGGCCGCGCGAGCCGCGGACGACGCCCGGTTGGCGGCACGGATCCGGGTGCTGCAGGACCCCGCGCAGGGTGGTGACCGCGCCTACGGGGCACCGAGGATCACTGCCGACCTCAACGACGGCGTCCCCGCCGCCGGGCGGGTGAATCATAAGCGGGTCGCTCGGGTGATGCGGGAACACGCGCTCGCGGGGATCCGACTGCGCCGCCGGGTGAAGACCACGATCCCGGACCAGTCCGGACGGAAGTTCCCCGACCTGGTCGGGCGGGACTTCAGCACCGGGGAGCCGAACCGCAGGTATGTCGGCGATATCACCTACCTCCCCATCGCGGACGGCAGCAACCTGTATCTGGCGACCTGCATCGACCTCGGGTCGCGCAAGCTCGCCGGCTGGCAGGTCGCCGACCACATGCGCACCGAACTCGTCGAAGGCGCTCTCCGCGGCGCGCACCGCGACCGCGGATCGCTGGCCGGCGCAGTGTTCCACAGCGACCACGGCTCGGTCTACGCGTCGAAAGCCTACGCAGCACTCTGCGAGCAGCTCAAGGTGACCCAGTCCATGGGCGCGGTGGGCACGAGCGCCGACAACTCGCTGGCCGAGAGCTTCAACGCCGCGCTCAAACGCGAGCTCCTCCAAGGCGCGTCGGCGTTCCCCGATCAAGCCACCGCCTACCGGGCCGTGTTCCGGTGGACGAACCGATACAACACGCGCCGACGCCACTCCGCGATCGGCCAGATCACCCCGAACAGCTACGAGAACACCTACGCGGCCGCGAGATCAGCTACCCTCACGGAAGCGGCATAA
- a CDS encoding histidine phosphatase family protein, whose translation MGSKTMELVLVRHGTSTRAQEGVWGRLYDAPLADGFESQLMRSRLELQDAASSTIVSSPLTRCMQTAAFIFPDSPVAPISAFRAFHSGIFEDATESYIRERHPEYLELTYRQRFLNPRYGEESIHAQVRRVAGGLFDVLDTDDEQLVIVSHYSSMNIIANIGVRNWRVDTHADGAYDIALGSYFRLLIDPGAVREDIARQLDYQPQWQD comes from the coding sequence GTGGGGTCGAAGACAATGGAGCTGGTGCTGGTGCGGCACGGGACGAGCACCAGAGCGCAAGAGGGCGTCTGGGGTCGTCTCTACGACGCGCCGCTCGCCGACGGGTTCGAGTCGCAACTGATGCGCTCGCGGCTCGAGCTGCAAGACGCCGCGTCTTCGACGATCGTGTCGTCTCCGCTCACACGATGCATGCAAACGGCCGCGTTCATCTTCCCGGATTCACCCGTGGCCCCAATCTCCGCGTTCCGCGCTTTCCACTCCGGCATATTCGAGGACGCGACCGAGAGCTACATCCGGGAGCGTCATCCTGAGTACCTCGAGCTGACCTACCGTCAGAGATTCCTGAACCCGCGCTACGGCGAGGAGAGCATCCACGCGCAAGTGCGCAGAGTCGCCGGTGGCCTCTTCGACGTGCTCGACACCGATGACGAGCAACTGGTCATCGTCAGCCACTACAGCTCTATGAACATCATCGCGAACATCGGGGTGCGGAACTGGCGGGTGGACACACATGCCGACGGCGCCTATGACATTGCGTTGGGCTCTTACTTCCGGCTCCTGATCGACCCGGGCGCCGTGCGTGAGGACATCGCTCGGCAACTCGACTACCAACCACAATGGCAAGACTGA
- a CDS encoding AAA family ATPase → MASAPVGGQLLVIEGYDGSGKSTLIEALHRRLPSRSIRVIGRKSEPELRDIAAILEREDMRPDPRAEMHLRIAVEVERMALVTRALESHDVVVCDRGVISLVAWFGYLNVLQEPFAPSINEIKHHYRDAITLICQADFDTCWSRSSRRPAQSRKDRLGEEVNRGYFVQYDAAVHSHLESEANNVVINTVALDVDSSVDVILSVLKPNLEPSSRGN, encoded by the coding sequence TTGGCGAGTGCGCCCGTTGGCGGGCAGCTTCTGGTCATCGAAGGCTACGACGGATCAGGAAAGTCCACGCTGATCGAAGCGCTGCACCGGCGCCTGCCGTCGCGATCGATCCGCGTCATCGGGCGCAAGTCGGAGCCAGAACTGCGTGACATCGCTGCGATTCTCGAGCGCGAAGATATGCGTCCCGATCCGCGGGCTGAGATGCATCTTCGCATCGCCGTCGAGGTCGAACGCATGGCATTGGTAACGCGCGCTTTGGAGAGTCATGACGTTGTCGTGTGCGACCGGGGTGTCATCAGCCTCGTCGCCTGGTTCGGCTACCTCAACGTGCTGCAGGAACCGTTCGCTCCCTCAATCAATGAGATCAAGCACCACTACCGCGACGCGATCACCCTCATCTGTCAAGCCGACTTCGACACATGCTGGAGCCGATCGTCGCGCAGACCGGCGCAGTCACGGAAGGACCGGCTGGGCGAGGAGGTCAATCGCGGATACTTCGTCCAGTACGACGCGGCCGTACACTCGCATCTCGAATCGGAAGCCAACAACGTCGTCATCAACACCGTCGCGCTGGATGTCGACAGCTCAGTCGACGTGATCTTGAGTGTGCTGAAGCCGAACCTCGAGCCCTCGTCCCGCGGGAACTGA